The Cuculus canorus isolate bCucCan1 chromosome 12, bCucCan1.pri, whole genome shotgun sequence DNA segment tattttcaaactctGAGTGAAACAATGATATGAAGCACAAGGACAGTAATGGCAACAAGTTATAGAAGCCATTCTTTCCACCGGGCACAAATCCGTagaattgtttttcctttaggaACTTCATGCTCATTTGAATGGCTCTATCAGTTCTGCCACTATGAAGAAACTTATGGTCCAGAAGCCACACCTTCAGATCCAGAATGGAATGACTGTGATtgacaaaggaaagaaaagaacctTAGATGAGTGAGTATACACGTCTGTGAGGAACATTTACTGAAAGTCTTTTAAGTTCAGAACAGAGAAATGTATGGCTTtattcactgcagaaaatacatatttaagtTTTAGTTACAGTGCAATTGGTTAGATTTTTTGCTACTTGGGTCTGTACAATAACTTCTTAGATGTTTGCAACTGAATAGTGATCTCATGTTGAtgaattccttttttaaaggattGCACGTCTTCACTTGTAGCGTATGCTCTTCAGAGAAAGTTGACTCGTATAGTTTCCTTTTCTGGAAACCATGTTTTCCCTTGTGCTTAAAAAGAAGCTTTATggtaataatagtaataatttcTGTTGCAAATGCATTGTTTGCATCTAAACTCAGAAATGGCCATTCAGGAGGTCTGTGTGTTTCAAGCTGCAAGCTGGTTAATTGAGCATAGCGAGTGCATGTTTTCCAAgtgtaaatttcttttttttttttaatactaatttGTCcagttttttaactttttattttagatgttttCAGATGTTTCAGATCATCTACCAGATAACAACTCGGACTGAAGATATTTTACTGGTAAGTTAATTAAGAATTCATTTAAAACAAGGAAGTAATACACAAAGTCAAAATCAGTTGGATTAACAATACAGAGTTCCAAGTAACAATATCAACAATGGTCCCTTCAAATGGAGGTCCGAATTATTGTTGTAAAACCTATTAAGTTAGAAACACGGGCTTTTATGTAGCTTTTACATTTGATTCTTGTTAAAGCAATGATAATGATCACCATGATGCTTGGACTAATAATGTCTTAAAAATGTGATGCCTCTTTGTTGTTACCAAAGCTTTGCCCAGTTCTAGTCTCCTATTTCTTCTTTAGTTCATTACATGCCAGAACTGCTGAACTAGAATTGCCCGTTGTTCACCTCAGAGTACAAAACTGTCAAGGAGAACGGTTGCATGATCAAAATACAGAGTGACAGAAAGTGTGGAGTGGTGTAGTGTCTTCTTTGCCCTGCAAAAGGGCTTTTAGGCAGGCTTTACATTTGCAGAGAGGTACAGTGGCTGTGGAAGGGGTTATGACTGCACCAGCTGAGGGTGTTCTTGGTCAGACAAGGAGATTTTCATTTGCCCTAACTCTCTCTGGTAtcactgagggaactggaggtACCCTCTGGGGGTGActcctccagagatggagagcCCTAAAAACATGTAGGGCCTGAAAGTTTTGCAAGTGCTTCACACCCAAATATATGAGTCTTCTAgttgtaaaggaaaataaaatcaattataAGCATTACTTTCCTGATGTTGAATACACTGTTTCTTCATCAGATAACTAAAGATGTTATTAAAGAATTTGCTGATGATGGTGTCAAATATCTGGAATTGAGGAGCACTCCTAGAGAAGAGAAGTCCACAGGTACAGTCTtttctagtttttattttgtaagtcTGATGTGCTATAAAACTTAGGTAAGATTGACTTTGTTAGTAATAACAAAAGTCAAATTTAGTTGGgtcaataaaaatatactttcaatataaaagcaaagatttaacCTTGTAAGAAGATGTCAGTTTACTATGAAATTTTTGAGGACAGGATGTGTTGATTATCAATCTACTACCCAAGAATTTGGGTTATTCGCTTTAATATGACATCGGAGTCTGCTAATACTTTACACAGCTGatgcattttggtttttctgcttcattttaaatttctgttagACATGGTTTAATAGAAACACATAAGGAAAGTCCCGTTGTTGGTTCACACtgagttattttctttcagatgcttAGGAGGAGGCTTAGTTTAAATGTATGCTTCAAAGTAAATCTATACTTACAAACAGTGTTATAACTATGTAGATTAGAAGACTGTGGACTAACATCAAAcgtgcaaaatgaaatttatgaGGCTAGAAGAGTTGTGTCCatgacagaataaaattaatttgagtGTTTATTCCTAATGTGTTTGCAGGAATGACCAAAAGGATGTACGTTGAAACTGTACTTGAGGGTATAAAGCAGTGTAAAGAAGAAGGCTTGGATATAGATGTAAGGTAAATAAAGCATGTGGAGTACCTCTGTTTCAAGGGTTTCTGTAGTCTGATGCTCGGTCATGGTTTGCAGGGAGGTTTACAAACCATCAGTGTAGGAGACAAAATTGTACTTAAACGAGATTACTTGGAAACAGATAATTCATATGATAACTTCCATTCTCTGTTAGTAAAAAGGAAGACAGCTGTGAAACTGAGTAAGGCTTTTCTGTTCTAGGACTGCCCATTATCTGcaacattttcaggaaaagcagtgattttaatGGAAATCTCATTAAAGAGGCATTTCTCACGAGCCTGAATTAATTGCAAAGATTTTGCTTAATATGTTGCACAAGCAACCCACTGTAAAGGTGAGATAGTCCTAACCAGCAGGCAAGTTTCAGTAGGTGTCTCTGGTGGCTTGGGAGCCGTCTGCTTGCCTCTCTCATACTCTCAGTAGCAATCCTTGCTAGGTTTATTTGTGGAAGCTGGAGAGTTCTCATTCTTCCTGCGTGCACCTCTTGAGAGGCTGCTTGCCTGGTCATGCAGGCAGCAAGTGAGCGGTGTACAGTTCTCTGCGGTCCCTCGCACAGTGGCTATTTCACAGGGTAACAGTTACCTGATTTATGGCCCTCTGCACTTTGGTACCTTCAACAGTTTCCTCTACCTACTCCTTTATACTCAGCAGGGAAGGATGTGAAGTGccatttttgttgttaataGATCTGTTAGTCTCCTGAAATTACAGCTTCTATTTAACtcaatatttatgtttttatcaCAGATTGTTAATAGcaataaacagaaaagctggCCCAGCAGTTGCTAAGCAGACTGTTAAACTTGCTGAAGAGTTCCTTCTTTCCAGTGATGGAGTTGTAGTAGGAGTTGACCTCAGTGGTGATCCCACTGtaagtttttgtttattttgatctCTTCTTGAAGAGAAACATAATATTTTGTAACAGCAAGCGGTTCTAATACTTTGTTCTTAGGGGTTTTTGTGCTATGTTTGTTACTAGTTTGAATGGATTGCTTGTAATCTTGATACTAGGTTAATCCCTGTTGCTGTAAGGGACAGATACTCCAACAAAGAATCAACAGGTGAATATGTGACATAAAAGAAGGAGCCACTCAGAAGTAGTGTTTGTCGGGGAAGTGCCCGTTACTAAATTGGCCCTGTCAGACTGACTGGGTTGCAGCGAGTTAAAAAATGCTGTGAGTGGACACTAGATTAAATTTTGTTTAGATGCACCAAATGCTTATTGCGCATTAAGGAAGCACAAATGTTCGAGGATAGCTGTCAAGTTGAAATTAAATAGCTCCAGGTGATAGTTGTAGAAAGGGTGTCAAAATCAAGACAATTGCCTTGTCACTGTGGGGTGTCATCTGGACTACTGACGTTTGACCAGTTTGTCTAAATCATGCCCGTGGAGCAGAACATACTGTGATTTGCTGAATTCAAAACTGAAgtaatgggaaaagaaaaagtaattcatTATAACTGTATTTGAATTAAGTATTTTGATACTGCTAGACTTCATTATTATTGTAATAGGAGATTTGTAAAATAAGCTGCAGAATGGTGATGTGTTTCTGTCTTCAAGGCAGGACATGGTCAAGATTTTTTGGAGCCGCtctcagaagcaaaaaaagcagGTCTAAAGCTGGCATTGCATCTTTCAGAGGtaaaggttttgtttatttcGGTCCTTCTCTGTAATTCCTATTTTATAAAAACTTTGATGAAGCTAAAATGAACTTCTGTGCATTTTGAATGTCTCAGACCAAAGCAGTAATGGTTTGGGAACTTCTCgcaagagagaagaagaaatcttCAACAAGCTGTTCTGATTCATAACAGTCAAATTATTTCTTACTGTACTACATCTGTTGAGGGGTTAGGTGTGAATCTGAAAACTAGTAACATTCCAAGAAATGCACTGTTGTCTTCCTGACATTTTATTCGAAGTCATGTATAGTAAAATTTCATCACAAGGAGTTGGGCACTTCCGTGCAATCTGTTGAAGCGGTGGCCAAAGCTTAATGAGTCTGACAAATacgaaaatatttttatttcttcaggaaattaaGCATGATCTGTGGTGTCATGGGCCTATCGATACTACTTTCATTAAGGAAGCTTTTGCAGGGTATTCCTGCATG contains these protein-coding regions:
- the ADAL gene encoding adenosine deaminase-like protein — translated: MAAPQSGFYRRLPKAELHAHLNGSISSATMKKLMVQKPHLQIQNGMTVIDKGKKRTLDECFQMFQIIYQITTRTEDILLITKDVIKEFADDGVKYLELRSTPREEKSTGMTKRMYVETVLEGIKQCKEEGLDIDVRLLIAINRKAGPAVAKQTVKLAEEFLLSSDGVVVGVDLSGDPTAGHGQDFLEPLSEAKKAGLKLALHLSEIPNQEEETRILLGLPPDRIGHGTFLNSARAGSEELVQLVQQNEIPIELCMTSNIKTQTVPSCGKHHFGYWYRMGHPTVLCTDDKGVFATNLSQEYELVAKTFNLTRSEMWELSYESINHIFASSVVKSKLREQWCKLKPSLFD